Genomic segment of Pseudothermotoga hypogea DSM 11164 = NBRC 106472:
CGCCTTTGGAGATCTCGGGATTGTCGAGGTCCACCAAAGGTATTCCCCACATCATACCGAAGGCGATATCGTTGTTGAAGATAGCTTTGTAAACTTCGGTTTCGGTCCAACCGAGCGATGCTGGGTTCACGATCTGATGCTTGTAGATCATGTCGATCATAAACTGGAGAGCCTGAACACCTCTTTCATCGTTGAAAACGGGATTCAGATTCTCATCGAAGAACCTACCGCCGAAGCTCGATAGAATCGCCACAAAGTCGCACACCAAGGACTCCTTCTGCGCCCACGACCAGGCCGAAGCGTACTTCACGATTCCGGCGTCCTGAAGCTTCTTGGCCAGTTCCACCACTCCATCCCATGTCTTGGGGAATTCGTCGTAACCCGCTTTTTTGATCATTTCTCTGTTGTAGACGAACGACTTCCACTCGGAAACCCACGGCAGACCATACCATCTTCCCTGATAGGCCATGCCATCGAGCGCAAAGGGTATCGCATCTTGCTTGAGATCTTCTGTCAGCCATTCATCAATGGGCAGGACCCAACCGTTCTCAACGTACAGCGGTACTTCGACACAGTCGATAATGAAAATGTCGTACTGCTCACCACCGGCCAGCATGGAAGCAATGAGTTTGATGTTCTGATCGCGTCCGTACGGAACCACAGTGATGTTCACACGAACACCTGTTTGATCGTAGAATTTCTGGTTTCGCTCGATGTAATAGCTAAGATCTTCAGGACCGAAGATGGTGTTGAGCTCGATAGTCTCGGCGAACAAACTCACGATCACCATGGTGAGAATAACCACAAAGACCTTCCTCATGTGAACCCCTCCCTTGGGTAAAGTAGGTTAGAAAGTTTACATAACTAATTTTACGTGAAGCCCTTGTTAAGTTCAAGCAGGATAAACGCTGGATAATGTCCATGATGACTGATTCTTCAAGATTGCGCTTGAAAAGGTGCACTATTCTCTCTTTTTCTATCTATAGCTTCTGAAAGCTCGATCTGAGACTTGTGCTCGCTTCCCATCAGATCTCCGACAACGTATGGAAAATTCCGAGCAACGTGGTCCTAATATCAGATCGGTATCATCAAGATGCGGAGGTGAATTTATGGATCTCAAATTCTCGATCAGTGCAACGTCTGAAACTCCAACCAGGACACAGGTAAAAGCGAGAAATTTCACGATGTACGTGGATGAACCCCCACAACTTGGTGGGGAAGACAAAGGAGCGAACCCAGTTGAGTATATGCTCGCAGCGCTGGCTGGTTGTTTGAACGTGGTCGGTCACATGGTGGCCGAAGAGATGAACATCAAACTGGACGGGCTCACGATAGACATCGAGGGTATTCTCAACCCCGCGAAGTTCCAAGGAAAGTCCGACGCAGAAAGGGCGGGTTACAAAGAAATCAATGTGACGATCAGAGCGAAAACAAATGCACCAGACGATGTCCTGAAGAAATGGATTGAAACCGTCGAAAGCAGATGCCCCGTTTCGGACAACATAGCGAATCCAACGCCTGTGAAATTCAACGTGACCAAGGTTTGAAACAGAGGCCCAGCACGCTGGGCCTCTTTCTCCTTCACTTCAACCTGACTCTCAAAACCAGTGCGTCTCCCTCACCATGCGAGCGAGATCTCAGAGCGAATGAGCGTGAATACGAAACACCCGCGAGGTAATAACTTTCTCCATCGGAAAAAACCGCGTAGGCGACGTCGTCCAGCAACGCCCCAAGACACTTAACCCACATGGGTTCACCATTTTCATCAATCTTCAATACTAAATAATCGCCACCACCCTGTTTCTCTACACCGTGCACAGTGTCAGACCATGTGGTTCCCACCAAAAGATAGCCGTCTTCAACTTTGATGATTTTCTGAGCTATGTCGTCACGAGCACCACCGTAGGCCTTTTGAAATTCGATCTCCCCGCTGGCATCGAGCTTGATCAATACAAAATCTGCCTTACCAAAGAGACTCATTTCTTTCGACCAGCTCGTTCCGAGCACGAGACATCCTCCATCATCTGTTGTCAGAACGTCGCTCGCTTGATCCCAGTCGTCACCACCGAGTCTTTTCTGCCAGACGAGATCACCACTTTTCGAAACCTTGAGGACCCACATGTCGGTAGAACCGTTTTCAGCGGGTTTGGTCAGCCCGACGATGTAGTATCCATCGGTTGCTCTGTCAACGCCGATGGCAGAGTCCCAGCCGCTCGAGCCGAAACTCCTTTCCCAGACGATATTTCCGTCCTCATCAACTTTCACCGCCCAGACATCCTCGTTGCCTGCTTTCGTCGTGTAACCAACAAAGACATATCCATCATCCTCGAGCAGATCGAGTGCCGACTCGTAAGCCTGGGTGCCGTAACAACTTTTCCACTGCAAGTTTCCGTGAGCATCGTATTTCAGAAGCCACACGTCCTGACCTCCGAATTGTGCAGAAATCTCACCATCGTTGGAACTGCTGATCGCGGCAACAATGAATCCACCGTCTTGAGTTCTCTCAACGCAGTTTGCTCCTTCTGTGCCCGTTGAGCCAAGCTCCTTGTTCCAAAGAAGTTTTCCGCTCTTTGAGAGTTTCAGCATCATAACATTTTGATCGGATGGTATTTTTCGCGAGGAAGTCCAGCCGACAATCACGATTCCATCATCCACACGTGCAAGATCGTAGGCGATATCCCTGCCGGTTTTTCCAACGAAACGAGACCAGAGAACATCTTCGTCGCGCTTGCGGTACGTCGCCGAAACAAGGAACGCCGCGAAGATTCCAGCTATGAACAGGAGGTTGACGAGCCAACCGGATCTGCTCATGAACATCCCCCCCGTTGCGACAGTATTTTACACCCTCCAAAACGACTGAGATGAGTCTGAGCGTAAGCATTTATAGAACTGGTTGGGAACTTCTGGAAAGAAGAAACGGAATCATCGCTTCTTGAGCCGGAGACGAAGTTAAAGACGGGCAAATTTTGACCCTTGACAAGTTACGAGTACGGTGGTATTATTTCTGTAGACTTAATTCATGTTACGAAAAAAGTATCTCAAACCGAGGGGGTGTGCTGGTATGTCAAGGTTGTTGGTAGTAGCAGTTCTGCTCCTTGCCACCGTCCTGAGTGCTGTAACACTCACCGTCATAGGTCCTTGGGCCGGCCCAGAAATGGAAAAATTCATGCCTGTGCTTCAGGAGTTTGAAAAGCAGACGGGCATAAAGATCGAGTACAAGATCTACAGGGCCGAAGACCTGGCGAACCTTTTGCCGGCACAGTTTGCAGCCAAAAAGGCTCCGGGAGACGTCATATTCATGTGGGCGAGCTTCATCAGAGAGTACGGACAGAAAGGTCACATTCTAACGTTAAACGGTGTTCTCGACGAAACGAAGTTCCTGCCCGGAGCACTGGATGCGGTAAAAGTTGACGACAAGCTTTACGGAGCAGCGTACACTGGAAAAGTAAAACCCGGTTTCTGGTACAGAAAGTCCTTCTTCGCAAAGCATGGACTCACGCCACCAACCACATGGGACCAATTCGTTGAACTACTCGAGAAGATCAAGAAAATACCAGGAATCAAGGCTCCAATTGCGAGTGGAGATGGGGTTGGTTGGCCTTTGTCTGACGTAACGGAGCACTTCTTGATCAGTTTCGGTGGACCCGAGTTGCAACTCGATCTCATCGAAGGTAAAGTCAGATGGGACAGCAATCTGGTCATGAAGGGCATGAACAAACTGGTTTCGTTGCTCAAGAACAAGTACTTCGGTGAGCCAACCGAATGGACGCTCGTTTTGAAGCAATGGTGGAATGGCGACTACGCACTCTACTTCATGGGAAGCTGGATCACAGGCATGGTAGAAGATCCGAATGATCTTGGCGTTTTCGCACTGCCTGGAGCGAACGGTGTCGTGTTCGGCGCTGATTATGCGTTCGTGCCCAAGTACACTCAGTATCCTGAAGAAGCAAAGAAGCTCATCGCCTGGCTCTGTGGTCCGGAAGGTCAGGCGTTACAGGTCAAACAGGGCGGACACGTCGCCACGGCTGTCGGTATAGACCTGTCGAGCTATCCGCCCGTTGATAGAGAAGTCGCAAAGATCATACAGGGCGTCACCGCACTGCCGGACCTGGACGACTCGATCGGTGGAGAGTTCCAACCCACGTTCTGGGATCAGCTGAAACTGCTCTGGGTGGCACCAGACAGACTGAACGACGTGATCAGAACGCTTCAGGAGAAAGCTCCAAAGAAGTGATTTCATGAGAAACAGGGCAAAGTACGTGGCCTTCTTTGTCG
This window contains:
- a CDS encoding extracellular solute-binding protein; amino-acid sequence: MRKVFVVILTMVIVSLFAETIELNTIFGPEDLSYYIERNQKFYDQTGVRVNITVVPYGRDQNIKLIASMLAGGEQYDIFIIDCVEVPLYVENGWVLPIDEWLTEDLKQDAIPFALDGMAYQGRWYGLPWVSEWKSFVYNREMIKKAGYDEFPKTWDGVVELAKKLQDAGIVKYASAWSWAQKESLVCDFVAILSSFGGRFFDENLNPVFNDERGVQALQFMIDMIYKHQIVNPASLGWTETEVYKAIFNNDIAFGMMWGIPLVDLDNPEISKGVGQWEIGLMPSVDGEHPYTVSGPMGWAISYGTKHPKEAFEYIKFLAGPEGALDAALKAGIVPGWKSVWENPEFKNTVRGLDKMYEQAMYIVHRPRVPWYLEFSNALQEELHKALTRQKSPKAALDAAAQAALKIKAEYEKGRKK
- a CDS encoding OsmC family protein, whose translation is MDLKFSISATSETPTRTQVKARNFTMYVDEPPQLGGEDKGANPVEYMLAALAGCLNVVGHMVAEEMNIKLDGLTIDIEGILNPAKFQGKSDAERAGYKEINVTIRAKTNAPDDVLKKWIETVESRCPVSDNIANPTPVKFNVTKV
- a CDS encoding PQQ-binding-like beta-propeller repeat protein; translation: MSRSGWLVNLLFIAGIFAAFLVSATYRKRDEDVLWSRFVGKTGRDIAYDLARVDDGIVIVGWTSSRKIPSDQNVMMLKLSKSGKLLWNKELGSTGTEGANCVERTQDGGFIVAAISSSNDGEISAQFGGQDVWLLKYDAHGNLQWKSCYGTQAYESALDLLEDDGYVFVGYTTKAGNEDVWAVKVDEDGNIVWERSFGSSGWDSAIGVDRATDGYYIVGLTKPAENGSTDMWVLKVSKSGDLVWQKRLGGDDWDQASDVLTTDDGGCLVLGTSWSKEMSLFGKADFVLIKLDASGEIEFQKAYGGARDDIAQKIIKVEDGYLLVGTTWSDTVHGVEKQGGGDYLVLKIDENGEPMWVKCLGALLDDVAYAVFSDGESYYLAGVSYSRSFALRSRSHGEGDALVLRVRLK
- a CDS encoding ABC transporter substrate-binding protein, which encodes MSRLLVVAVLLLATVLSAVTLTVIGPWAGPEMEKFMPVLQEFEKQTGIKIEYKIYRAEDLANLLPAQFAAKKAPGDVIFMWASFIREYGQKGHILTLNGVLDETKFLPGALDAVKVDDKLYGAAYTGKVKPGFWYRKSFFAKHGLTPPTTWDQFVELLEKIKKIPGIKAPIASGDGVGWPLSDVTEHFLISFGGPELQLDLIEGKVRWDSNLVMKGMNKLVSLLKNKYFGEPTEWTLVLKQWWNGDYALYFMGSWITGMVEDPNDLGVFALPGANGVVFGADYAFVPKYTQYPEEAKKLIAWLCGPEGQALQVKQGGHVATAVGIDLSSYPPVDREVAKIIQGVTALPDLDDSIGGEFQPTFWDQLKLLWVAPDRLNDVIRTLQEKAPKK